One segment of Lachancea thermotolerans CBS 6340 chromosome E complete sequence DNA contains the following:
- a CDS encoding KLTH0E15444p (conserved hypothetical protein) — protein sequence MRGRSKSRLHTGLEESNGSQNPSELSAALNNSQKLPKRQPLLRTTSLYTVSESTHEEPALPSSNMNHHASKLMANRQRSSAASVLFHNLKNKRNSGAFLVRDQRAGSHAATDGRGTTPGGAPLNVHIYASQNDRGSQSSSEHNPISHYQFARNLATRPKSSSTTHIPTLASIRQADAAPSSLSLSLELRSKKLNTGPTTGAPAGGSVQARNQSLVEGGPELIHKSSLADDVQEQDEDAKARFLENEIETAINEELFPHEYAFDNKFDDIIETPKTSEINDAPSIGSSNQSPLTKVPGRRLSKAESMALEAFQKDLSTRSASNSSTGSHTSRLQMKMEVLKKRFDSFASGEDLSGCSDSSAFASKSDSNWPGNNRLRLFAAADAQSHSPVVDEDEDGHAAPASKFWYRNDLHTKLLAERLSNQLKTIERFPSSGVVGEKIIVSTVKNMCKDQDIKSKVLERQKLLRSETRPMPRGPLLCLNTAEKDVEFERLFNSAKQISPTSPHGPSFGTKTEADQLRSRIRLSRSVFEDLWRDSERAEARALVVSANE from the coding sequence ATGAGAGGTCGATCGAAAAGCCGTTTGCACACGGGGTTGGAAGAGAGCAATGGGAGCCAGAATCCGAGCGAATTATCTGCGGCGTTGAATAACAGTCAAAAACTACCCAAGAGACAGCCGCTTCTGCGGACAACATCCTTGTACACAGTCTCCGAGAGCACCCATGAAGAGCCGGCGCTGCCGAGCTCCAACATGAACCATCACGCCTCGAAGCTCATGGCAAACCGCCAGCGCAGCTCTGCTGCCAGCGTACTGTTCCACAACCTGAAAAACAAGCGTAATTCGGGCGCATTTTTGGTGCGAGACCAGCGAGCAGGCTCGCATGCAGCCACCGATGGTCGAGGCACCACGCCTGGCGGCGCTCCGCTCAACGTACACATATACGCGTCCCAGAACGACAGGGGAAGTCAATCTAGCTCCGAGCACAACCCCATAAGCCACTACCAGTTTGCGAGGAATCTCGCGACAAGGCCcaaaagctcgagcacAACGCACATTCCTACCCTCGCAAGCATCCGCCAGGCCGACGCCGCGCCTTCCAGCCTGTCCTTGAGCCTTGAACTGAGGTCTAAAAAACTAAACACGGGCCCCACAACAGGCGCGCCCGCCGGAGGCAGCGTTCAGGCCCGCAACCAGTCTCTCGTGGAGGGAGGGCCTGAACTTATACACAAGAGCTCCCTTGCTGACGATGTGCAGGAGCAGGACGAAGACGCTAAAGCGAGGTTTCTCGAGAACGAGATCGAAACAGCCATAAACGAAGAGCTTTTCCCGCACGAGTACGCCTTCGACAACAAGTTTGACGACATCATAGAGACCCCCAAGACTAGCGAAATCAACGACGCCCCGAGCATCGGAAGCTCCAATCAGTCGCCTCTGACCAAAGTACCCGGGCGACGACTGTCAAAGGCGGAGTCCATGGCTCTCGAGGCTTTCCAGAAAGACCTTTCCACCAGGTCCGCCTCGAATTCCAGCACCGGGTCCCACACGTCGCGGCTGCAGATGAAAATGGAGgtgctgaaaaaaaggttCGACAGCTTCGCAAGCGGGGAGGACCTTTCCGGCTGCTCAGACAGCAGCGCTTTTGCCTCCAAAAGCGACAGCAACTGGCCGGGGAACAATAGGCTCCGTCTTTTCGCGGCTGCAGACGCACAGTCCCACTCGCCAGTGGTcgatgaggacgaagacggGCACGCGGCCCCTGCATCCAAATTCTGGTACCGGAACGATCTACATACCAAGCTTCTCGCGGAACGACTGAGCAACCAGCTGAAAACGATAGAGCGTTTTCCGTCGTCCGGCGTTGTCGGCGAGAAAATTATTGTCTCAACGGTCAAGAACATGTGCAAAGACCAGGACATCAAATCAAAGGTTCTCGAGCGCCAAAAACTGCTGCGTTCTGAGACCAGGCCCATGCCCCGAGGCCCGCTACTATGTTTAAACACCGCAGAGAAGGATGTTGAATTCGAGCGCTTGTTCAACAGCGCCAAGCAGATTTCCCCCACAAGCCCGCATGGCCCAAGCTTTGGTACCAAGACAGAGGCAGACCAGCTGCGCAGCAGGATACGGCTGAGCAGAAGCGTATTCGAAGACTTGTGGAGAGACTCAGAACGAGCTGAAGCACGTGCTCTAGTTGTCTCGGCCAACGAGTGA
- the GMH1 gene encoding Gmh1p (similar to uniprot|P36125 Saccharomyces cerevisiae YKR030W GMH1 Golgi membrane protein of unknown function interacts with Gea1p and Gea2p required for localization of Gea2p computational analysis suggests a possible role in either cell wall synthesis or protein- vacuolar targeting), with protein MSELPVTTQDLENKTAKTGLPPVLKRLFKSHKNLDFETATWEMINLVFKPRKAYRSLYYQRQTRNRWSRDDPSFFILQVGLLFISSLVWSVVYGHSFKGFIKMMFNMIFIDFFAVGFIVATLFWATLNRSFFKFRSAQNAHVEWAYCFDVHCNAFLVVWCLLYLVQFLLLPAINLHRWIGLFIGNTLYCAAFGQYFVLTFYGYSQLPILKNVNFILLPTMVFAGVYLVSLFGLELSKVFQFHSY; from the coding sequence ATGTCAGAGCTCCCGGTAACAACGCAAGATCTCGAAAACAAGACAGCAAAGACTGGGCTTCCTCCAGTGCTGAAAAGGCTATTTAAATCGCATAAAAACCTGGACTTCGAGACGGCAACATGGGAAATGATAAATCTAGTTTTTAAACCCCGGAAGGCATACAGATCTCTATATTACCAGCGGCAGACCAGGAACAGATGGTCCCGGGACGATCCCTCTTTTTTTATTTTGCAGGTTGGATTACTGTTCATCAGTTCGCTCGTCTGGTCCGTTGTGTATGGTCATTCCTTCAAAGGGTTTATCAAGATGATGTTTAACATGATATTCATCGACTTCTTCGCAGTGGGATTCATAGTGGCCACCCTATTCTGGGCTACGCTGAATagaagctttttcaagtttaGGTCTGCGCAGAATGCGCACGTTGAATGGGCATACTGTTTTGACGTACATTGTAACGCGTTCCTAGTGGTTTGGTGCTTGCTCTACCTAGTGCAGTTCTTACTGCTTCCTGCCATCAATTTGCACAGATGGATAGGGCTCTTCATCGGCAACACGCTCTATTGTGCCGCATTCGGCCAGTATTTCGTGCTCACCTTCTATGGCTACAGCCAGCTCCCAATCCTCAAGAACGTCAACTTCATCCTACTGCCAACAATGGTGTTCGCTGGGGTATACCTTGTGAGCCTGTTTGGTCTCGAGCTCTCGAAGGTGTTCCAGTTTCACTCCTACTAA
- the UTP10 gene encoding snoRNA-binding rRNA-processing protein UTP10 (similar to uniprot|P42945 Saccharomyces cerevisiae YJL109C UTP10 Nucleolar protein component of the small subunit (SSU) processome containing the U3 snoRNA that is involved in processing of pre-18S rRNA) — protein sequence MSLKDQLAQVAANNATVALDRKKRQKLHSASLIYNPKTAATQDFDFIYENAVNSLQELEELDSRFRVFRKSLFGASSASIDRNVQTKEQVRDLDNAVDLFLMLVSSKWHLTPALHATEWLVRRFQIHVHNAECLLLSTIDYYQSPIFKRILNIVKLPPLFHPLSNFVRTEQSPSSLTIIKLFNDMDFLQLYTQYLSKVIKQRVTYTNQLLFTTCSFINLIAYKASDGEALNSLVPIMLEMSAKLLGSNSVDCQIAAHTILVVFGSALPLKKEIVLAATETILANLTDEKAKKSALISVGKLFQTLKGHGNVDQLPANLYKAFNARFTLEYLAEYLSGSDKIVMDKFVTSYIRSILRYDHDKLDKLVPLLKKVELESFELKLIVIDLIHLSEVFQDKTLLVGIFEYFIAVDEDRVVKCLKSLNLSPDLFELRLTTSLFTAKEDTNNTLKDLESSKVLGLNSNVEPFREFLNKNSQYIITKNTSIMVEDDEKFGKLLSLFVEAVAKKYQPGLFLSSFFTTVESRLTFLLRVIISPACPTALRLASLSNLSKLVNQIGQDSNLFSLIPVLVVALHDTSKNIRIAVKKIMTQIAKRPFTKQYFLANKLYGDVDIPMVSPKDAENWLKRFLDEYMVENYEISNLVIPEKLRKVFMIFWANQAVHMPLPYAKTIFIRLVTGNSSYNASFSLLFEQLVKRYLQQRNAWETKCIANKTNFEAFEKAVVSIISSKEKNPAIMEFIENSLKSNYEQLSRLVSERLLQVFSTLKLTQQQHIVKSVIDSTAEGDLYYDSVGLLQSLPLGTEVFVYLLALYRINDDQDGGDFAKRRRRRSSSTNRAVLQKEEVSKAAELYLRKLTITLEALDLAKPQGTEVLLSALFNALADLETLDQDGGLPVLYAQETLSSCMISTISSMETESKSKLHLVRADIIVSAITSSQSPQVQNKLLLVIGELAKLCPETVLHSVMPIFIFMGTKTIRQDDEYSSFVVEKTIQRVIPALLQSKPSEVNEEVEFLLTSFATAFTHVPKHRRVKLFTTLTRTLGPETSIGPFMFLISQQYSSLVNKFKIAESKSFLEFMKVFLGKFNVLEQITGLNKHFELVSSISENYTDEQKAKLLTSALFSNGVLNFSSSESLTFKKNALEFLDKIVGGDEVDYQSSVSLKLKMVGALWDSNLDKTFSEKVKENFGNMLKKVLESLDASSAAGALSFEGGESPSAVELMDLHQSVRKTLFQLLGHTLDLLPIKEFVGATLPLISQDGSEAINHHLILILTSKFDLEPIERANFADEVIETLFAIIKKQNQADSIVQVSLNALSSLIAKFGENLKSSLITECMSVSCNLLLSEKTEIEISSLAVLTSAVQVLGIKSIAFYPRIVGPSIKIFKALENSEVEIKEQLQLSVVLVFASMIKRIPAFLISNLVEVLNIVFFADQVQDSVRLSVISLITEHMDLKEVLRALNKVWLSDVSKTHDSVAISLFLASLESLVEALDKKTATAESPIFFRLLLSLFEYRSTSEFDHNTISRIEASVHGIANAYVLKLNDKVFRPLFALTVRWAFDGEGVVSTGITRNERLIAFFKFFNRLQENLRAIVTSYFTYLLDPTVDLLMSFSEAKTTEPNLRRLVLNSLTSSFKFDRDEYWKSTSRFEVVSEALVAQLSNIEDSVGRYLVKATSSLAVNNAGAEEHNKSMNTMLISHMKSSCSSSEKLWAVRIVKTIYSKVGEGWLVFLPQLVPIIAELLEDEDEDVESEVRTGLVKVVENVLGEPFDRYLD from the coding sequence ATGTCTTTGAAGGACCAATTAGCTCAAGTGGCCGCTAACAATGCTACTGTTGCTCTGGATagaaagaagagacagaAACTGCATTCTGCGTCCTTGATCTATAACCCAAAAACCGCAGCTACTCAAGACTTCGACTTCATTTATGAAAATGCCGTGAACTCTCTccaggagcttgaagagcttgatagCCGCTTCAGGGTCTTCAGGAAGTCGCTGTTTGGCGCTTCCTCTGCTTCGATTGACAGAAATGTTCAAACCAAAGAGCAGGTCCGGGACTTGGACAATGCTGTAGACTTGTTCCTGATGCTGGTTTCGTCTAAGTGGCACTTAACGCCAGCTTTGCATGCAACTGAATGGCTGGTTCGCCGTTTCCAGATCCATGTGCACAATGCGGAATGTTTGTTGCTCTCGACTATCGATTACTACCAGTCACCCATATTCAAGAGGATTCTGAATATTGTGAAGCTCCCACCGCTATTTCATCCTCTGAGTAATTTTGTGAGAACAGAGCAATCGCCCTCCAGTCTCACCATTATAAAGTTGTTCAACGATATGgatttcttgcagctttACACCCAGTACTTGAGCAAGGTTATCAAACAGAGAGTGACATACACGAACCAACTGCTGTTCACAACATGCTCTTTTATAAATCTGATTGCATACAAGGCCAGCGACGGAGAGGCACTCAACAGCCTCGTTCCCATTATGCTTGAAATGTCAGCCAAGCTTTTGGGCTCTAACTCCGTCGATTGCCAAATTGCGGCCCACACCATATTGGTTGTTTTTGGATCCGCACTAcctctgaagaaagagatcGTGCTTGCTGCTACAGAAACTATTTTGGCCAACTTGACTGACGAGAAAGCTAAGAAGTCAGCATTGATTTCCGTGGGAAAGTTGTTTCAAACTCTAAAAGGCCATGGAAATGTTGACCAGTTGCCGGCAAATCTCTACAAAGCTTTCAACGCCAGATTCACCTTGGAATACCTTGCTGAATATTTGTCAGGTTCTGATAAAATAGTGATGGACAAGTTTGTTACTTCATACATTCGCTCAATATTACGGTACGATCACGATAAATTAGACAAACTTGTACccttgctgaagaaagtcgagcttgaaagctttgaactCAAACTCATTGTCATTGATTTGATCCATCTTTCTGAGGTATTCCAAGACAAAACTTTACTGGTTGGCATCTTCGAATATTTTATTGCGGTTGATGAAGATCGTGTCGTTAAGTGTCTGAAgtctctgaacttgagccCTGACCTATTTGAGCTGAGATTGACTACTTCGTTATTCACAGCTAAAGAGGACACTAATAACACGTTGAAGGACTTAGagtcttcaaaagttttgggCCTTAATTCAAACGTGGAGCCTTTCAGAGAGTTTCTTAACAAAAACTCGCAATACATCATTACCAAAAATACGTCTATCATGGTggaagacgacgaaaaATTTGGGAAGcttctctctctctttGTTGAGGCTGTTGCAAAGAAGTACCAGCCTGGTCTGTTTTTGTCATCTTTTTTCACCACCGTTGAAAGCCGGTTGACATTCCTCTTGAGAGTTATCATCTCGCCTGCGTGTCCAACAGCCCTTCGTTTGGCATCACTCTCGAACCTCTCTAAGCTGGTTAACCAGATTGGCCAAGACTCAAATCTGTTCAGCTTGATTCCTGTTTTAGTTGTGGCTCTGCATGACACATCTAAAAATATCAGAATTGctgtcaagaagatcatgaCTCAAATTGCCAAGAGACCTTTCACTAAACAATACTTCTTGGCCAACAAATTGTATGGCGACGTGGACATCCCTATGGTCAGCCCCAAAGATGCTGAAAACTGGCTGAAAAGGTTTTTAGATGAATACATGGTTGAGAATTACGAAATATCTAATCTTGTGATTCCGgaaaagctcagaaaaGTATTTATGATTTTTTGGGCTAATCAGGCCGTTCATATGCCTCTTCCTTACGCGAAAACAATTTTTATTCGGTTGGTGACTGGTAACAGTTCTTATAATGCATCCTTCTCCCTTCTCTTTGAGCAACTTGTCAAAAGATACTTACAGCAAAGAAATGCATGGGAGACCAAATGCATCGCTAACAAAAccaactttgaagcatttGAGAAGGCTGTTGTCTCTATAATCTCATCAAAGGAGAAAAACCCCGCTATCATGGAATTCATAgaaaactctttgaaatcCAATTATGAGCAGCTTTCGAGGCTGGTATCCGAGCGCCTCCTGCAGGTGTTTTCTACCCTCAAACTTACTCAGCAGCAACATATTGTTAAAAGCGTTATCGACTCCACGGCCGAAGGCGATCTCTACTATGACTCTGTTGGGCTTTTACAGTCTCTTCCCTTGGGCACAGAAGTATTTGTTTACCTTCTTGCTCTTTACCGTATCAACGATGATCAAGATGGTGGCGATTTTgcgaaaagaagaagacggagatcttcttcaactaACAGAGCTGTGTTGCAAAAGGAGGAGGTTTCGAAAGCTGCTGAGCTTTACTTAAGAAAGCTTACAATAACccttgaagctctcgaTCTCGCTAAGCCACAAGGGACTGAGGTGCTCTTATCAGCGCTGTTTAATGCTCTCGCAGATTTGGAGACGCTAGACCAAGACGGTGGTCTGCCTGTTCTTTACGCCCAGGAGACTCTTTCATCATGTATGATCTCCACCATAAGTTCCATGGAAACTGAATCGAAATCGAAACTACATCTTGTTCGGGCTGATATTATTGTATCAGCCATCACTTCTTCGCAATCTCCTCAAGTTCAGAATAAGCTACTACTTGTTATAGGAGAACTGGCGAAGCTTTGTCCAGAAACTGTTTTGCATTCTGTCATGCCTATTTTCATATTTATGGGAACGAAAACAATTCGCCAGGATGATGAGTATTCGAGTTTCGTTGTTGAGAAAACCATACAGAGAGTGATCCCTGCTTTACTCCAATCCAAACCTTCAGAAGtaaatgaagaagttgaattCCTCTTGACAAGTTTTGCCACTGCCTTCACTCATGTTCCAAAACACAGGCGTGTCAAGCTTTTTACTACGCTCACACGCACTCTGGGCCCTGAGACATCAATTGGACCATTCATGTTCCTCATTTCTCAGCAGTACTCATCACTTGTtaacaagttcaaaatcGCAGAAAGCAAGAGCTTTCTAGAGTTTATGAAGGTGTTTTTGGGGAAGTTTAATGTACTGGAACAGATAACAGGTTTGAACAAGCATTTTGAGCTAGTGAGCTCTATCTCAGAAAACTACACTGATGAACAGAAGGCGAAGCTCCTGACCAGTGCGTTGTTCTCAAATGGTGTGCTaaatttctcaagttctgaAAGCCtcactttcaagaagaacgcTTTAgagttcttggacaagATTGTTGGGGGAGATGAAGTTGATTATCAATCTTCAGTCAGtctgaagttgaaaatggtTGGCGCGCTTTGGGACAGCAACCTCGACAAAACCTTTTCTGAGaaggtcaaagaaaattttggcaaTATGTTGAAGAAGGTATTGGAGTCATTAGACGCATCCAGTGCTGCTGGTGCATTGAGCTTCGAAGGCGGAGAATCTCCATCGGCAGTCGAGCTTATGGATTTGCATCAAAGTGTTAGAAAAACTCTTTTCCAACTTCTAGGCCACACGTTGGATCTTCTTCCTATCAAGGAGTTTGTTGGAGCAACCCTTCCTTTAATTTCGCAAGATGGCTCAGAGGCAATCAATCATCACCTcatcttgattttgaccTCTAAATTTGACCTGGAGCCTATCGAGAGGGCCAACTTTGCAGATGAAGTTATTGAAACGCTGTTTGCCattatcaaaaaacaaaaccagGCTGATAGCATTGTTCAAGTTTCACTAAATGCTTTAAGTTCCCTGATAGCCAAATTTGGAGAGAATTTGAAGTCCAGCCTGATCACCGAATGCATGAGTGTTTCGTGCAACCTATTGCTCTCTGAGAAAACTGAGATAGagatctcttctttggctgTACTCACTAGTGCAGTACAGGTGCTGGGTATCAAATCGATTGCATTCTACCCAAGAATAGTGGGCCCATCAATAAAGATTTTCAAGGCACTTGAGAACAGTGAAGTCGAGATCAAGGAACAGCTACAATTGTCGGTTGTGCTGGTTTTCGCTTCGATGATCAAGCGTATTCCagctttcttgatttcaaaCTTGGTTGAAGTGCTGAACATTGTGTTTTTCGCCgatcaagttcaagattCCGTGCGTTTATCTGttatttctttgataacTGAGCATATGGATTTGAAAGAGGTCTTAAGAGCTTTGAACAAAGTGTGGTTGTCTGACGTGAGCAAAACACATGATTCTGTGGCAATctcattgtttttggctAGTCTTGAATCTTTGGTTGAAGCTCTCGACAAAAAGACAGCCACCGCCGAATCGCCCATCTTTTTCAGACTGCTGTTGTCGCTGTTCGAATACAGATCGACAAGCGAGTTTGACCATAACACCATCAGCCGAATCGAAGCTTCCGTGCATGGCATTGCTAACGCatatgttttgaagctcaatgATAAGGTATTCAGGCCGTTATTTGCTCTAACTGTTAGATGGGCTTTCGATGGCGAAGGTGTTGTAAGCACTGGTATTACCAGAAACGAGAGGTTGAttgccttcttcaagtttttcaacagaCTCCAagagaacttgagagcTATCGTTACCTCATACTTCACTTACTTGTTAGACCCTACCGTCGACcttttgatgtctttcAGTGAAGCAAAAACTACTGAGCCCAACCTGCGTAGACTCGTTCTAAACTCGCTAACTTCCAGTTTCAAATTTGACAGAGATGAATACTGGAAGTCTACATCGAGATTCGAGGTTGTCTCTGAGGCATTGGTTGCCCAATTATCTAACATCGAAGACTCAGTTGGTAGATACCTTGTCAAGGCAACCAGTTCTTTGGCAGTAAACAATGCCGGCGCCGAGGAACACAACAAATCCATGAACACTATGTTGATTTCCCACATGAAATCATCATGTTCTAGCTCCGAAAAACTATGGGCGGTGCGGATAGTTAAAACTATCTACTCCAAGGTCGGCGAGGGCTGGCTCGTCTTTTTGCCTCAGCTTGTACCAATCATTGCCGAGCTTCtcgaggacgaagatgaagatgtGGAGTCTGAAGTTCGCACCGGTCTGGttaaagttgttgaaaacgttCTGGGCGAACCATTTGATAGATACCTTGATTGA
- a CDS encoding KLTH0E15422p (conserved hypothetical protein), giving the protein MVRTRLFQRCASANIEIENGLLGVCSMHLRAPHKRIVGIGSCTARVTGTSWGALYYNEEQDLAKKKFKLYCVIEQESLRIDFVELPVTGDDDHGPPWKDPLPEDPEYEFPVLVFQGSRPGSLDNDLQPFAGVMVLEEVDEVA; this is encoded by the coding sequence ATGGTACGAACAAGGCTGTTTCAGAGATGTGCGAGCGCTAATATCGAAATAGAGAACGGGCTTCTGGGTGTGTGCAGTATGCATCTAAGAGCACCTCATAAGCGTATCGTTGGAATCGGTTCGTGCACCGCGCGGGTAACAGGGACGTCATGGGGAGCTTTGTATTACAACGAAGAGCAAGATctggcaaagaaaaagttcaagctgTATTGCGTGATCGAGCAGGAGTCGCTGCGAATCGACTTTGTGGAGCTCCCGGTGACGGGTGATGACGACCATGGCCCGCCGTGGAAGGACCCGCTCCCCGAGGATCCCGAGTACGAGTTCCCCGTGCTTGTGTTCCAGGGCTCACGTCCGGGAAGCCTAGACAACGATCTCCAGCCCTTCGCGGGCGTGATGGTCCTCGAGGAAGTAGACGAAGTTGCGTAA